A single genomic interval of Stieleria maiorica harbors:
- a CDS encoding cobalamin-dependent protein (Presence of a B(12) (cobalamin)-binding domain implies dependence on cobalamin itself, in one of its several forms, or in some unusual lineages, dependence on a cobalamin-like analog.), producing the protein MLLAKVGLDGHDRGIKIVARGLRDAGYHVIYGGIWQSPDAVAAAAAEEDADWLGLSLLSGAHMTLVPRVIDALRATGNQHTECLVGGIIPKEDTERLRQLGVCGVFGPGTSIAEIVDFLRQRSPQQTETVDLTSGVDSGDRVALPDRVLLGRLLSLIEQGGLSATMLNDLHRQRAGKTTRVMAFTGSAGVGKSSLIANLLPRLVQRDQRVAVLACDPQSPITGGALLGDRVRMSAGSDERVFIRSLAVPSGQQGIAHRLDQMLLVLAHFGFDLVLVESVGVGQGDVAIRQHVDRVYLLLQPESGDAIQWEKAGLLEIADMIVINKCDLPGADRLETELREQVNLPGSRGVPVVRAGQSEPSGWDEIIRDMTGEQ; encoded by the coding sequence GTGTTGTTGGCCAAGGTGGGCTTGGACGGACATGACCGTGGGATCAAGATCGTCGCACGCGGGCTACGCGACGCCGGCTACCATGTGATCTACGGCGGCATTTGGCAAAGTCCAGATGCCGTCGCCGCCGCCGCGGCCGAGGAAGACGCCGATTGGTTGGGGCTGAGCCTGTTGAGCGGTGCACACATGACGTTGGTTCCCCGTGTCATCGACGCACTTCGAGCAACGGGGAATCAACACACCGAGTGTCTGGTCGGGGGCATCATTCCGAAAGAGGACACCGAGCGTCTGAGGCAACTCGGCGTGTGCGGTGTGTTCGGTCCGGGGACTTCGATTGCAGAGATCGTTGACTTTTTGCGTCAGCGTTCGCCACAGCAAACCGAAACCGTTGATCTGACGAGTGGCGTTGACTCGGGCGATCGTGTCGCGCTCCCCGATCGTGTCTTGCTGGGGCGTCTGCTGTCGCTGATCGAGCAAGGCGGACTGTCCGCGACGATGCTGAACGATTTGCACCGTCAGCGCGCCGGTAAAACGACGCGTGTGATGGCCTTCACCGGGAGTGCCGGTGTGGGCAAAAGTTCGCTGATTGCCAACCTGTTGCCCAGGCTGGTGCAGCGGGATCAACGCGTCGCGGTGTTAGCATGTGACCCGCAAAGTCCAATCACCGGAGGCGCCTTACTGGGGGACCGCGTCCGCATGTCCGCCGGCAGCGACGAACGCGTTTTCATCCGCAGTCTCGCAGTCCCCAGCGGCCAACAGGGGATTGCACACCGTTTAGACCAGATGCTTCTCGTGCTAGCCCACTTCGGATTCGATTTGGTATTGGTGGAAAGTGTCGGCGTCGGCCAAGGCGATGTTGCGATCCGCCAGCACGTCGACCGTGTCTACTTGCTGTTGCAGCCGGAATCGGGAGACGCGATTCAATGGGAGAAGGCGGGTTTGCTGGAAATCGCTGACATGATCGTGATCAACAAGTGTGACCTTCCCGGTGCCGATCGACTGGAAACCGAACTGCGAGAGCAGGTCAATCTGCCGGGGTCTCGCGGCGTGCCGGTCGTACGAGCCGGCCAAAGCGAACCGTCGGGCTGGGATGAAATTATCCGCGACATGACGGGAGAACAGTGA